The Myxococcales bacterium genome includes the window CGGTGGGTGGACGGCGAGGATGCGCGGCCATCGCACGCCGATGGCGAGGGCGCGAATGGAGATCCGGCGGCGGCAAGCCCGCGCGGGGCGAAGGTTGAGCAAGTCGTCCAAGAGCTTGGGACCGTCGTGCGAGGTCATTATCAGGCCATCGCCGATGACCACGACGCCACGCTCGCCAACGTATGGACTGCTATCGCGCGGGACATCGCGGCGACGCCAAGCGCGTATGCGGGGGAGGTTGCTGGCGTCCCGCACCCGGCCACGTTGCCCGCGCAGCGCGCGCCTTCGCGGACCCAAGGCATTTGGCGCTATGTGGCAACCGGCGTCGGGGCGGCTGCTTTGGCGAGCATCGTCACCTTGGCCGTGGTTGGTGACAGGGCGGCGCAGGCACCCGAGGCCGCGCGCGTTGTGGTGCCCGTGGTGGGCGTTGATGGCACCACGAAGGGTGGCGCACCTGTGGGCGTCACGCCGGCGCTGTATCATCAGTCGCCAACCATTGAGTCCCTAGACGTTACGAGTGGATCGGGTACCGTCATCACCGTCGAAGATGCAGATGGCAGCACGGCCGTGATCTGGATTACCCCCAATGATGTAGGAGAGTCGCTATGAAGACGGCAGGAAGCGTACGTCGGCTGGCAACAGCTATGATGTTTATTGGAGGGCTGGCCTTTGCCACCTCGGCGCGTGCCGAGGCGCCGACGTGCACGCTGTATGAAATTGCGGCGAGCCGGGCCGATACGCCAAGCATCGATCCCAGCCTGGCGCCGCTCGCCAGCAAGCTCAAGCGCCCGCCGTTGTCGTCGTGGAATGTCTTTGCGATGTTGACCAAGGTTAGTGGTGCGTTTGAGCTCATGCAGTCCAAGACGTTTAAGCTCAAGCGCTCCACCGCTAACATTGTCCTGCGCGAGGTGCAGGTCACCGGCAAGACTCGTTATAGCTTTTCGGTTGCGGTCGATGACGAGACCGGTAAGCGCGTGGTCGATACCAAGTACAGCATCGACGCCGGTGACTACGTCGTGATTGGCCGCTCGGTTGGCACCGACGAAGGGCTCTTGCTCGCCATTGGCGGCTGCCGCTAGCTCGCGATAAGGCGCGGGCGCGCGGCGAGTTCGTTGACTTTGCCTCGAGGTAGCGCCAGACTGCGCCCACCATGAAGCGCAGGACGGGGTGGTTGCGCTGGGTCGTAGCTGCCGTCGTGGCGTCCTTGCTGGTTGCTGCGTTGGTTGCGGTGCCCAACGCGATGGAGCGCGCGGTCAGGCGGCAGGTGTTGCCGCGGGTTGCCAGCAAGCTTGGGCTTGACGTTACCGCCGCAGAAGTTGACGCCGGCTGGGGCAGCGTCGAGTTGCGCGGGGTGGCGGTGGGCGACGTCGTGATGGTGCCACGCGTCACCGTGCGCTATGCACTCGGCGCCGCGCTGCTTGGCAACATCGATGTGGTGCAAGTCGTCGTTCACGCGCCCGCGATTACCATTGAAGTGCGGCCGGACGGCTCGAGCAACCTGGATCCGATCATGCAAAGATTTCGCGCTGCCCCGGGGGCCTCGCCGACTGCGTCAGCGGGTAGCTCGACGCGGCTGCCCCGGGCGCTCCTAGTGCAGGGTGCCACCGTCCGCGTCTCTGATCGACGCCAGGGCTGGGTGCTCGATATCTCGGGCCTCGCGCTAAACGTCGCGCCTCGGACCAAGACCGGCAGCGGCCGCTTCGCCACGCTTGCAGCGCACGCCGCGCGCGGCCCTCGTCTTAGCCTTGCCGATGTGAATTTTGAGGTAGCTCGCGATGAGACGGTCGACGTGAAAATTGGCGACGGCGCGATCGAGCTGTGGCCTGGCTTTGCGTTGACGAACCTCTCCGGGACGCTTGGCTCAGCCAGGCGCGCCACGCTCACCTTGGCGTTGGCCGGCAGTTACGGCGGCGCCAAGCTGCCGCTGTGGACGGCGGCAGGCGCGCTTGACCTAAACGCTTGGCAGGGCGAGGTCACCATCGCCGCCAGCGAATTTTCCTTGGGACGCCTTGCCGCGGTGTTGCCCGCCAACATGTTTCCGGACATCGACAAGACCCTCATCGATGCGTCGCTGAAGCTTTCGTTGCGCGACAAGCGAATTACCTACGAAGGCCAGTCGCACGTCTCGGGCCTGTCGCTTAGCCATCCGATGCTCGCGTCTGAGCCGCTAGTTGGCATCGATCTAGCCTCTGAATTTGGCGGCTGGCTCGACTGGCCCACCCGAGAATTGGTGCTGCGCGAGGCGCGCTTTGTCACGCGCGAGGTGCCACTTGTGCTTCGCGGCAACGTGCTGTTCGCGCACGCGTCTCGCGTCGCGGCGGACGGCACGCCGCAGCCGTTGGCGATGTTGACGGCGCAGGCCTCGGTGCCGTCAACGCCGTGCCAGCAAGTCTTGGAAGCCATCCCCTCGGCCATTGCGCCCTTTCTCCGCGAGTTCAAGCTGCAAGGCGATTTCGCGGCCGAGGTTGACCTTGCGATCGATTGGAACAACCTAGACGCGCTGGCGCTGCGCGCGGACATCGGGATGAACCGCTGCAAGGTGCTAAAGGCGCCGCAGGCGGTGGGCGAGCGGCTGAGGGGGGAGTTCACGCATCACGTCGAGATCGAGCAAAATGAGTGGATGTCCTTTGTCGTGGGGCCATCAAACCCGGATTTCGTGCCGTATGCAGCCTTGCCGCCGCATGTCGTGTATGCCGCGATGACGACCGAGGATCCGCGGTTCTTTAAGCACCATGGCTTCTTGCCGTCCGAGTTCGAAAAGGCGCTCGCGGCAAATCTCAAGGTTGGCTATTTCCGCCTCGGCGCGTCGCCGATGACGATGCAGCTGGTGAAAAATGTTTTGCTGTATCGCGAGAAAACGCTGTCGCGAAAATTCCAAGAGCTCTTCCTCACCTGGCACATCGAGCAAGTGCTGACCAAAGAGCGCATGCTCGAGATTTATTTCAATGTCGTCGAGTACGGGCCGGCCATCTACGGCGTCACGGCCGCCGCGCGAGAGTATTTCGCCAAGCCCGTCGCCGAGCTTACGCTTAAGGAGGCGGTGTTTCTCGCCAAGCTCTTGCCCTCGCCCAAGGCGCGCTACCGCCAGCTTTGCGAGGGCACCCTGCGCAAGTGGATGGAGGATGGCATCGGGCTTGCGCTCGAGCGCATGCTGCAGAAAACCTGGATCACGCCGAACGAGTACGAGGCCGCGCTGACCACGCCGCTGGTATTTGCGACTCGCAACGAATCGCGCGAGCAGTGCCTGGCGCGCGTGAAAACGGCGATCCAAAAAGCCCGGCCCACCACGCCGCGTGCCCCGCGGCCGCCGGCGCGACCGTAGTCCCCGATCTGCCACGATACGAATCAGAGAATGGAAATGGAAACCAAGCTAATATTTAGTGTGCCATCAAATGAAGAAGATGCTGGCCCACGATGAACTTGTGCGGGATTATATTCTCGGGATTTTCAAAATCCCCTTAATAGTTGGAACCCATTAACTTAAGTGCGGATGATGAAGTCTATTAAGCTATTCGATTATAAAGAAGCAATTATTGAAAGAGGAGCAATACTAAGGTGTCGCGGTCTTCCTCCTTACGAAGAAATTGTAGACTTCTTGGTTTGCGAAACGGTTGGTTCCAATTCTTTCCAGCTAGTTGTCTCTTCGGGCTACAAAGCTGGACTTAGATTTTGCGTGTTTCCTAAAGAATCAATTCCTGATGATTACGTTACTGGCCTCAAGACTCAATGGTTGATCGAAAATTGGGATTATTGGGGGTATGTTGATTGTCCGGTACGAGAAGTTAGGATTTTTAAAAATCTCGTCCCTGAATCATTGGATATGCTCAAATAAAACAGAAGCTTTCATCGGTCCTGTTATTGCGCCGTGAAGGTTCACTAGGGGGTGTCCCTAATTTTTGCGGGCAGCCTTGGCGTGATTTGCCCGTGACGAATTAGTCGTTCGATTGCCGGACGCGCGCACGAATCGGCAGGCCAAACCTAGGCCAAGCATCGCCTGCGTGGGCAACCTACCGGCAGGTGGCGCACGTTTCTTCCGCGAGCATAGATTGCACGGCGGTGTTCGTGGCACCGAGGGATGTGGATACCACAGCCGTCTCGCTTCGCCCCGGAGGGGTGCTATCTGCGAGCAGGAAGACATGTGCGCTCACCTGCCGGTCCGCATCCGCGGCCCAAACCCTAGTGCTCTGTCTCAAAAGTTTTGAGCCACCCTGCTTGGTCTGACGCCCGAATGCCGGCGTTGCTCGTCGGTTGTTTGGAACCACCAAACGCCCTCCTCGCGCCTTGGCCTCGGACGCCATTCCGGCGCATGGTAGCTCAAAACTTTTGAGACACAGCACTAGATCACCAATGCGCGCCAGGGTAATTCACGCCCGGCCTGCACTCAAAAACTAGGGACGCCCCCTAGATGGATCAGCCTTTGAGCCAAAACTCTACGCGTCGCGCGAGCGACCGACGCGGCGCAAGCCGATGATGAGCAGGCCGCCGGTGGCGAGGACGACGATGCCGCCGAGGATGAGCAGCGGATAGCGATAGGCGCCGCCTTTGGCGGGCGCGCGCGAGGTCCAAAAGCCTGACGCGGCGGCGGGTGGCTGCGACGTATCAATGCGGCCGACGCTGGGAGCGGTGACTTGCGTCGGCGCTGGCGCTGGCGCGGGCTGTGCATGCGCGGCCGGTTGCGAGATCTCGCCAGCCAAGACCGT containing:
- a CDS encoding transglycosylase domain-containing protein: MKRRTGWLRWVVAAVVASLLVAALVAVPNAMERAVRRQVLPRVASKLGLDVTAAEVDAGWGSVELRGVAVGDVVMVPRVTVRYALGAALLGNIDVVQVVVHAPAITIEVRPDGSSNLDPIMQRFRAAPGASPTASAGSSTRLPRALLVQGATVRVSDRRQGWVLDISGLALNVAPRTKTGSGRFATLAAHAARGPRLSLADVNFEVARDETVDVKIGDGAIELWPGFALTNLSGTLGSARRATLTLALAGSYGGAKLPLWTAAGALDLNAWQGEVTIAASEFSLGRLAAVLPANMFPDIDKTLIDASLKLSLRDKRITYEGQSHVSGLSLSHPMLASEPLVGIDLASEFGGWLDWPTRELVLREARFVTREVPLVLRGNVLFAHASRVAADGTPQPLAMLTAQASVPSTPCQQVLEAIPSAIAPFLREFKLQGDFAAEVDLAIDWNNLDALALRADIGMNRCKVLKAPQAVGERLRGEFTHHVEIEQNEWMSFVVGPSNPDFVPYAALPPHVVYAAMTTEDPRFFKHHGFLPSEFEKALAANLKVGYFRLGASPMTMQLVKNVLLYREKTLSRKFQELFLTWHIEQVLTKERMLEIYFNVVEYGPAIYGVTAAAREYFAKPVAELTLKEAVFLAKLLPSPKARYRQLCEGTLRKWMEDGIGLALERMLQKTWITPNEYEAALTTPLVFATRNESREQCLARVKTAIQKARPTTPRAPRPPARP